Proteins from a single region of Weeksella virosa DSM 16922:
- a CDS encoding complex I subunit 4 family protein, producing MVLSLFILLPALVGLLLLLMKQQKPFVWLGAVLSGFLLALMTFLFYRGGSNELQYTAEWFNFNQLKTYYALDATNLGGLMVFLSTLVYSLLFIYLAASKQKYSNVFYGLMLITLAGLNGVFLAKDLILFYFFWELVLIPTYFLIGIWGKGYNKIMANMTFFLYTVFGSMLMLAGIIFIGFHLQPKSFLFYDVQAVTAQQYCATSLLALLFLIAFVIKIPIFPFHTWQPTIYKTSPTPVTVVLSALMAKMGLFAVVKWYIGLFPMASEYLPYFLIPALIGILYASLIALSTNNVKKIIAYSSIAHLALIFLSLFTNEPTGFTAAFFQMFSHGLVVLGLWLIVDIMEKRYHVTNLKSLSGIATVNPTIAIFFMVFAMANIGLPLTSSFIGEFMMLSALFKYNMFWAIIASLGVILSAVYTLRMMSALMFGKTTYRYAGKHHTEKPGVIIVLSLITILIIYFGVHPNAIFSLLAH from the coding sequence ATGGTTTTATCATTATTTATTCTATTACCGGCACTCGTTGGTTTACTGCTATTGCTAATGAAACAACAAAAGCCTTTCGTTTGGCTAGGTGCTGTTCTTAGTGGTTTTCTTTTAGCGTTAATGACCTTTCTGTTCTATAGAGGTGGATCGAACGAATTACAATACACCGCAGAGTGGTTTAATTTTAACCAACTCAAAACCTATTATGCATTAGATGCAACCAACTTAGGAGGATTAATGGTTTTTCTATCGACCTTAGTGTACAGCTTATTGTTTATTTATTTGGCAGCTAGCAAACAAAAATATTCGAATGTATTTTATGGTTTAATGCTCATAACACTCGCTGGACTCAATGGCGTTTTCTTAGCAAAAGATCTTATTTTATTCTATTTTTTCTGGGAGCTTGTACTTATCCCAACCTATTTCTTAATCGGGATTTGGGGCAAAGGATATAACAAAATTATGGCCAATATGACCTTCTTTTTGTACACCGTGTTTGGCTCGATGCTGATGCTCGCTGGCATCATTTTTATCGGATTTCATTTACAACCAAAATCATTCCTTTTTTATGATGTACAAGCGGTAACGGCACAGCAATATTGTGCTACAAGTTTATTAGCACTTTTATTTTTAATTGCTTTTGTAATCAAAATACCAATTTTCCCTTTCCATACCTGGCAACCGACCATCTACAAAACCTCACCAACTCCCGTAACAGTTGTATTGAGTGCATTGATGGCAAAAATGGGACTTTTTGCAGTGGTCAAATGGTACATTGGCTTATTCCCAATGGCATCAGAATACTTACCATATTTCTTGATTCCTGCTCTTATCGGTATTCTCTATGCTTCGCTTATTGCATTAAGCACTAACAATGTGAAAAAAATTATAGCCTATAGTTCCATTGCACACTTAGCACTAATTTTCCTTTCATTATTTACCAATGAACCTACTGGTTTCACTGCGGCATTCTTCCAAATGTTTTCGCATGGATTAGTTGTTCTAGGTTTATGGTTGATTGTTGATATAATGGAAAAACGCTATCATGTAACCAACCTGAAATCGTTGAGCGGTATAGCAACGGTAAATCCTACCATTGCAATATTCTTTATGGTATTTGCAATGGCCAATATCGGCTTACCACTTACCTCATCATTCATTGGAGAATTTATGATGTTATCTGCATTATTCAAATACAATATGTTTTGGGCAATAATTGCTTCATTGGGCGTAATTTTATCAGCAGTATATACCCTACGAATGATGAGCGCCCTTATGTTTGGCAAAACAACTTATAGATACGCAGGAAAACACCATACAGAAAAACCTGGTGTAATCATTGTTCTTAGCCTTATCACAATTTTGATTATTTATTTTGGCGTACATCCAAATGCCATTTTCTCATTATTAGCACACTAA
- a CDS encoding NADH-quinone oxidoreductase subunit N, with product MNIIILSALSGIVFMFSGFYIKNHKALNLLSIILLLGMVIGGICQLAGYEILADRYNNMIKPSPYGVIFFCVLAGLAILYMLINRNEFHKVGKHLGEYYALIFFSFVGISVLAQFANLITMFLAIELLSIPMYLIAGTAKNSLKSTEASVKYFLMGAFSTGILLLGMSFVYGSTGTFLIQNIQTFLPELQNLYYIGWVLIFTSFCFKVGAAPFQFWVPDVYAGTPTVFTTYMATIVKGGSFLGFILIMQSFPFNEENYVYFRYLLTVIIFLTLFIGNYGALNQRSVKKMMAYSSIAQAGFMLFVLFNINWVAKEALMYYTISYSLASFIIFYAINNMGKGNYADFAGLGKANPILAFSVTIALISLAGIPLTAGFIAKFMTLSIGAMDENNLAIIILGLIMAVMGMFYYFKVIVQMYFQRGNPKHKQQDGMTNFLLLTSVILIIVLGIIPDLLTRCLNTPMW from the coding sequence ATGAATATTATAATATTATCAGCACTTTCCGGGATAGTCTTCATGTTTAGTGGGTTCTACATCAAGAATCATAAAGCACTAAATCTCTTGTCGATTATTCTTTTATTAGGAATGGTAATCGGCGGAATTTGCCAATTGGCAGGCTACGAAATATTAGCTGATCGGTATAACAACATGATCAAACCGTCGCCCTATGGTGTTATATTTTTCTGTGTTTTGGCTGGTTTAGCAATATTGTATATGCTCATCAACCGTAATGAGTTTCACAAAGTCGGGAAACATTTAGGAGAATATTATGCTTTGATTTTCTTTTCATTTGTTGGGATTTCTGTTTTGGCACAATTTGCTAACCTAATAACCATGTTTTTGGCAATCGAATTACTATCGATACCAATGTACCTTATAGCAGGAACGGCAAAAAATAGTTTGAAAAGTACAGAAGCATCCGTAAAATATTTTTTGATGGGAGCTTTCTCAACAGGGATATTACTTTTGGGTATGAGTTTCGTATATGGATCAACAGGTACATTTCTTATCCAAAACATCCAAACCTTCTTGCCAGAATTACAAAATTTATACTATATCGGCTGGGTGCTAATTTTCACCTCATTTTGTTTCAAAGTAGGTGCTGCGCCATTCCAATTCTGGGTACCAGACGTTTACGCTGGCACACCAACAGTTTTCACCACGTACATGGCAACAATCGTAAAAGGAGGTTCTTTTTTAGGCTTTATCCTAATCATGCAATCGTTTCCGTTTAACGAAGAAAATTATGTATATTTCCGTTACCTGCTAACCGTAATTATTTTCCTAACATTATTTATCGGGAACTACGGTGCATTAAACCAACGCTCTGTCAAGAAAATGATGGCATATTCATCAATTGCACAAGCCGGTTTTATGTTATTTGTACTTTTCAATATCAACTGGGTTGCAAAAGAAGCACTAATGTATTATACCATTTCTTATAGTTTGGCATCATTCATTATTTTCTACGCGATTAACAATATGGGTAAAGGCAATTACGCAGATTTTGCCGGACTCGGAAAAGCAAATCCTATCTTAGCTTTTAGCGTTACAATTGCCCTTATTTCATTGGCCGGAATCCCTCTCACTGCAGGTTTCATAGCCAAATTTATGACCCTGAGTATTGGTGCAATGGACGAAAACAATTTGGCAATTATAATTCTTGGTTTGATAATGGCTGTAATGGGAATGTTTTACTATTTCAAAGTAATAGTACAAATGTATTTCCAGAGAGGTAATCCGAAACATAAACAGCAAGATGGTATGACCAATTTCTTATTGTTAACATCAGTTATTCTTATTATTGTTTTGGGTATTATCCCAGATCTTTTAACACGATGTCTTAATACGCCGATGTGGTAA
- a CDS encoding M1 family metallopeptidase, with protein sequence MRSIIFLLTFFVLQYSNAQRKGYWQQKVDYQIQVDVNEKNYQYDGKMQLKYTNNSDDDLQKVYFHLYFNAFQPGSMMDYRLANIKDPDRRMVTNKGSKEKPIYESRIARLQPHEIGYQKIKSITYNGKKVNYMVDGTILEVSLPTPLRAGTSAIFLLDWQAQVPAQIRRSGRQSSEGVEFSMTQWYPKMAHYDEFGWHLDEYIGREFVAPFGNFDVQINIHKDYIVGASGVLQNPNEVKGYVKNAKPKVKNGKVTWHYKAENIHDFAWGADPDYIVEKGKSKGGVELYFVYQPGPKTTQNWHKAINITADFFDFVGDRFGAYPWPTYTIVQGGDGGMEYGTATLITGERSLDSLIGVIFHEAAHSWYQHLFGINETHDEWFDEGFTSYIEQLGSLNWKKETILPNPNPEAYEGYFNLAKSGLEEPASLLADYYNTNFAYSLQAYYKGQVMAIQLGYIIGDEALKETFKQFYKEWKFKHPTPNDFKRTAEKVSGINLKWYFNLFINTTRFIDYGIEKTNTNELKISNLSDFAMPIDVLVEYQDGSKELFYIPLREMRGEKKPETFALYQSIKRTVLTDWFWTNPTYTIKTKKEIKKAEIDPTKRLADVNPNNNITQ encoded by the coding sequence ATGAGATCGATTATCTTTTTGCTAACATTTTTTGTGTTACAATATTCTAATGCACAACGAAAAGGATATTGGCAACAAAAAGTGGACTACCAAATTCAGGTGGATGTTAACGAAAAAAACTATCAGTATGATGGAAAAATGCAATTGAAATACACCAACAATTCTGATGATGATTTACAAAAAGTATATTTTCATTTGTATTTTAATGCCTTCCAACCAGGTAGTATGATGGATTACCGCTTAGCAAATATCAAAGATCCTGATAGGAGAATGGTCACGAATAAAGGAAGTAAAGAAAAACCCATCTACGAAAGTAGAATTGCTCGTTTACAACCCCACGAAATTGGTTACCAAAAAATAAAATCTATTACCTATAACGGTAAAAAAGTCAACTATATGGTCGATGGAACAATCTTAGAAGTTTCCTTACCAACACCTCTAAGAGCAGGTACTTCGGCAATCTTTCTACTCGATTGGCAAGCACAAGTACCGGCACAAATTCGCCGCTCTGGTCGTCAATCTTCTGAAGGTGTCGAATTTTCGATGACACAATGGTATCCTAAAATGGCACATTATGATGAATTTGGATGGCATTTGGACGAATATATCGGTCGAGAATTTGTTGCCCCATTCGGTAATTTTGATGTGCAAATCAACATCCATAAAGATTATATAGTAGGTGCCTCTGGAGTACTACAAAACCCGAATGAAGTAAAAGGATATGTGAAAAATGCTAAACCCAAAGTAAAAAACGGAAAAGTAACGTGGCATTACAAAGCAGAAAACATACATGATTTTGCTTGGGGTGCAGATCCAGATTATATCGTAGAAAAAGGGAAATCCAAAGGAGGAGTTGAGCTGTATTTTGTGTACCAACCTGGTCCCAAAACCACACAGAATTGGCATAAAGCAATTAACATTACCGCAGACTTTTTCGATTTTGTAGGAGATCGTTTCGGAGCTTATCCTTGGCCAACATATACAATAGTGCAAGGCGGTGATGGTGGAATGGAATACGGAACTGCAACCCTCATTACAGGAGAACGCAGTTTGGATAGTTTGATTGGTGTAATCTTCCATGAAGCTGCACATTCATGGTATCAACACCTTTTCGGTATCAATGAAACACATGACGAATGGTTTGATGAAGGTTTCACTTCTTATATCGAGCAACTCGGCTCATTGAACTGGAAAAAAGAAACCATCCTACCCAACCCAAATCCAGAAGCATACGAAGGCTATTTTAATTTGGCAAAATCGGGTTTAGAAGAACCAGCAAGTCTATTAGCCGATTATTATAATACCAATTTTGCATATAGTTTACAAGCATATTATAAAGGTCAAGTTATGGCAATTCAATTGGGTTATATAATTGGTGATGAAGCACTAAAAGAGACTTTCAAGCAATTTTACAAAGAATGGAAATTCAAACATCCTACACCGAACGACTTCAAAAGAACAGCCGAAAAAGTTTCAGGTATCAACCTGAAGTGGTATTTTAACTTGTTTATTAATACAACACGTTTTATAGATTATGGGATTGAAAAAACAAACACTAACGAACTAAAAATCAGTAATCTTTCTGATTTTGCTATGCCAATAGACGTTTTGGTAGAATACCAAGACGGAAGCAAGGAACTATTTTACATACCATTACGCGAAATGAGAGGCGAGAAAAAACCAGAAACCTTTGCTCTATACCAAAGCATAAAAAGAACTGTGCTTACCGATTGGTTTTGGACAAATCCTACCTATACTATCAAAACAAAAAAAGAGATTAAAAAAGCAGAAATCGACCCAACCAAACGTTTGGCCGATGTAAACCCTAATAACAACATCACACAATAA
- a CDS encoding type III pantothenate kinase, which yields MLLAVNIGNSNMRFAVFDGEQQLRTWTINSKPYRTEDEMFAKFSSMYIPFGIDYKQITDIVIGSVVPVLTLRIQGALRDIHGIEPMIVDRNTPSAVKHKSNQMGTDLYANAVAAHYSSYPDYKVIIDFGTALTFLGIDSTGEVGGVVISPGINTAMKSLVGETAQLPEIELIRPNNVLGLDTVTCMQSGMVYGYLSMIEGMIDRINKEVGSNAFVISTGGLGGVFSPLTTKIHVDDRLHTIKGLKKLYELNR from the coding sequence ATGCTATTAGCCGTAAATATAGGAAACTCTAACATGCGCTTTGCCGTTTTTGATGGAGAACAACAACTAAGAACATGGACAATCAACAGTAAACCATACCGTACAGAAGATGAAATGTTTGCTAAATTTAGCAGCATGTATATACCTTTCGGTATTGATTATAAACAAATTACCGACATCGTAATTGGTTCGGTTGTTCCTGTTCTCACCCTGCGTATTCAGGGTGCTTTGAGGGACATTCATGGTATTGAGCCTATGATTGTTGATCGTAATACACCGTCAGCTGTTAAACACAAATCGAACCAAATGGGAACTGATTTGTATGCCAATGCTGTTGCTGCACATTATAGTAGTTATCCTGACTATAAAGTTATAATCGACTTTGGTACAGCTCTAACTTTTTTAGGCATAGATTCTACAGGAGAAGTGGGCGGAGTAGTAATTTCTCCTGGTATCAATACGGCAATGAAATCATTGGTGGGTGAGACAGCGCAACTACCAGAAATAGAACTCATCCGACCCAATAATGTCTTGGGTCTAGACACTGTTACTTGTATGCAAAGTGGAATGGTTTACGGTTATCTAAGTATGATAGAAGGAATGATAGACCGTATAAATAAAGAAGTTGGTAGCAATGCTTTTGTAATATCTACCGGTGGATTGGGTGGTGTTTTTTCTCCCCTTACAACCAAAATTCACGTAGATGATCGACTACATACCATAAAAGGTCTAAAGAAACTTTATGAATTGAACCGATAA